In Dermacentor variabilis isolate Ectoservices chromosome 7, ASM5094787v1, whole genome shotgun sequence, a genomic segment contains:
- the LOC142587555 gene encoding kunitz-type serine protease inhibitor 6-like, with product MKLTLSFMLLFASAALGDFETKCKPAADRGPCSGRIPLWAFNATKNRCQRFYYGGCDGNENKHYTRNQCELTCLRSDASRDGARPAELREFSNDILPVPDVPSLMWSVLTNPACLLPPDRGMCSGYHYRFFYEAGLRTCQGFVYGGCGGNANNFASLDQCYEACSPRQRLLPRT from the exons ATGAAGTTGACACTCTCTTTCATGCTACTATTTGCTTCGGCTG CACTCGGTGACTTTGAAACCAAGTGCAAGCCGGCGGCTGATCGCGGCCCCTGCAGTGGCCGCATCCCGCTGTGGGCCTTCAACGCCACAAAAAACCGATGCCAGCGCTTCTACTACGGAGGCTGCGACGGGAACGAGAACAAGCACTACACGAGGAATCAATGCGAGCTCACCTGCCTCCGATCCGATG CTTCTAGAGATGGCGCAAGACCTGCGGAGCTGCGAGAATTCAGCAACGACATTTTGCCCGTGCCAGATGTGCCGAGTCTTATGTGGTCCG TTCTCACAAACCCGGCCTGCCTCCTTCCACCGGACCGGGGCATGTGTTCCGGCTACCATTATCGCTTTTTCTATGAAGCCGGCCTCAGAACGTGTCAAGGATTCGTCTAcggcggctgcggcggcaatGCCAACAACTTCGCCAGCCTCGACCAATGTTACGAAGCCTGCAGTCCGAGGCAGCGTCTGCTACCACGTACATAA